In a genomic window of Tursiops truncatus isolate mTurTru1 chromosome 7, mTurTru1.mat.Y, whole genome shotgun sequence:
- the LOC101337953 gene encoding NADH dehydrogenase [ubiquinone] 1 alpha subcomplex assembly factor 4-like, with amino-acid sequence MGAAVTHAIRNFNLENRAQWEISKMKPFPAPRHPSTKNLLRKQMSSHPEIKGEVARKNDKLLSLLKDVYVDSKDPVSSVQVKDGGKRQKPKEFSLQENHHADMMNIKNIPKGKISIVEALTLLNNHKLYPDTWTAEKNSKM; translated from the coding sequence ATGGGGGCTGCGGTGACTCACGCAATCAGGAATTTCAACCTAGAGAACCGGGCGCAATGGGAAATCAGCAAGATGAAGCCCTTCCCCGCTCCCAGGCACCCCTCCACCAAGAACCTCCTGCGAAAGCAGATGAGCAGCCATCCAGAAATTAAGGGAGAAGTTGCTAGAAAAAATGACAAACTGCTGTCATTACTAAAAGATGTGTATGTCGATTCCAAAGATCCCGTGTCTTCTGTGCAGGTAAAGGATGGTGGAAAACGTCAGAAGCCAAAGGAGTTCAGCTTGCAGGAAAACCATCATGCTGACATGATGAATATTAAGAACATTCCCAAAGGCAAAATTTCCATTGTAGAGGCACTGACACTTCTCAATAATCATAAACTTTATCCAGACACATGGACTGCTGAGAAAAATAGCAAGATGTAA